The genomic stretch CAGCGATGCACTGCCCAGTAATCGAGAGATACCCGACACAAGGAATCCCATGTAAGAAGGAGATTTTGGGAGACTAGAGACGAATTAATTCATGGGGAATACTTTAACCGACTTTTACCAGGTGTCGCACTAAGAAGTACCGCGAGGATCTGCCCGAGACCAGTGTCATCATCACCTTCCACAACGAGGCCAGGTCCACGCTATTGAGAACCATTGTCAGTGTTCTCAATCGCAGTCCCGAGCACCTGATACGAGAAATCGTACTGGTAGATGACTTCAGTGATCATCGTAAGTAGATATAGCCACTGGTAGATGTCCTTCAGGAGACTCATTTCGTTCCACCCTCAGCCGAAGACGGCCTGGAGTTGGCCAAGATCGACAAGGTCCGCATCATACGGAACGACAAGCGTGAAGGCCTGGTCCGGTCCCGGGTTAAGGGCGCCGATGCCGCCGTCAGCAGCGTCCTCACCTTCCTCGACAGCCACGTGGAGTGCAATGAGAAGTGGCTGGAGCCGCTGCTCGAGCGGGTTCGGGAGGATCCGTCGCGGGTGGTTTGTCCCGTCATCGATGTGATCAGCATGGACAACTTCCAGTATATCGGTGCCTCGGCCGATTTGCGCGGCGGCTTCGACTGGAATCTGATCTTCAAGTGGGAGTACCTCAGTCCAGCCGAGCGTTCGGTCCGCCACAACGATCCCACCACGGCCATCAGGACCCCGATGATAGCGGGAGGCCTGTTCGTTATCGACAAGGCGTACTTCAATAAGCTGGGCAAATACGAcatgaaaatggatgtgtgggGCGGTGAGAATTTGGAAATCTCGTTCCGTGTCTGGCAGTGCGGCGGCAGTTTGGAAATCATCCCCTGCAGTCGGGTGGGTCACGTCTTCCGTAAACGGCATCCCTACACCTTCCCGGGGGGCAGCGGCAATGTGTTTGCCCGGAATACGCGACGTGCCGCGGAGGTCTGGATGGATGACTACAAACAGCATTACTACAATGCCGTGCCCCTGGCCAAAAACATTCCGTTCGGCAAGTAAGTACAGCCCGGAACACCAGGGGAATGCCAGGAGGGGGGAGAACATAAACAGCAGCTAActtatttatttcaaattgttttcccctcctctctctctgctctccgcCACCCTGTGTCTGCTGCAGCATTGACGACCGTCTGGCTTTGAAGGAGAAATTGCATTGTAAGCCATTCAAATGGTATCTGGAGAATGTGTATCCCGACCTGCAGGCCCCCGACCCACAGGAGGTTGGCCAATTCCGACAGGATAGCACCGAATGCTTGGATACAATGGGCCACCTAATCGATGGCACTGTGGGTGAGTAATACCTTGTGATTGGTAGTCACAGCAATCCATCAGCCTTGGGATATCGTTGGGAGGCTAAAAAGAGTGCGCTGCGGAAACCTGAAGGTGCACTTTCCCTTGAAATTGTCCTACAAGCAGTCTATTGGCAAAACCTGAAGTTCTGGAGCAAGCGGTGCACGCCTAAACCTGAAGGTTTGGTTCAATTTCCTTCCAAGGGAAAGCAGTGCGCTGCTGAAACCTGCAGGTTTCGTTCTTTTCCCCTTCAAAAGGAAGAGGTCAAACAGTGCGTTTCCAAGGGAAAGAATTAAACCGCTTAAGCCTGAAGGTTTGGTTCAAGCAGTAAACCGCTAAAACCTGAAGGCTTGGTTAATTTTCCCTATACAAAGAAGGGATCAAGCAGTACACAGGTGAAACCTGAAGGTTTGGTTCGTTTCCCTTCACAAGGAGGTGATCAAGCAGTACACCACAGAAACCTGAAGGTTTGGTTCAAGCAGTAAAATACTAAAACCTGACGGTTTAGTACATTTCCCCTTCACAAGGAAGTGATCCAGCAGTGCGCTGCTGAAACCTGAAATTTTGGCTCGTTTCCCTTCACACAGAAACCTGAAGGCTTGGTTTAAGCAATAAACCGCTAAAAACATAAAGGTTTGGTTAATTTTCCCTTGAAATTGTCCTTCAACCAGTTCGTTTATTGACTAAACCTCCAGCTTTAGCTCGCAATGGCATTTGTCTGCCTATAAGTACGTATGTATAAGTTCTTCAACCACTTTTTTGCACCAGGAATCTTCCCCTGCCACAACACGGGCGGCAACCAGGAATGGGCATACTCGAAGCGCGGCGAAATCAAGCACGACGATCTCTGCCTGACACTCGTGCAGTTCGCCCGCGGCTCCCAGGTGGTGCTGAAGGCCTGCGATGAGTCGGAGAATCAGCGCTGGATCATGCGGGAGGGCGGCCTGGTGCGACACCACAAGATCAACGTGTGCCTGGACTCGCGGGATCAGACGGCACAGGGCGTGAGTGCGCAGCACTGCAACTCCGCCCTCGCCACGCAGCGCTGGTCGTTCGGCAAGTACGCGTGAGAGAGACGCCTCACGGACTAGGCTGGATAAAGAGACAGATAGAGCGGGACACAGTGATATTTGTGCAAGTGGacggaaggaggaggaggaggaggaggaggagaaggaagCCTAACCTAACTCTATGTGGATTGCATGTGGATTGTATGTGTACTGTATGTATTCGTAATGTTTTACCTTACCAATGTTGATTTGTTGCTGAACATAaaacacactctcacacacccGATTATATTACCATATATAGTGCATACTTGTAAACGATAAGTTCAACTTTAGTTAAAGAGGGTTCACGAATCGTTCAGACACCATTTCCTCTGGGGGTTAAACTTACATCAAACGAAAATATGAAATGCATACAAAAAATGTACTTAGActgattaattttttgtatatgtatacaaaatatatataaaacaaagaaaatgggaaataATACTACCCATAAAAGCGTAAAACTTTGGCAGCTGcttgacaaaaacaaaagaaagaagcataagctataaattaatttttgcattCCAACGGCACACATTCATTCGAGTCAATtaaggatataaatttgtcacAAATCAAACAGAAAAATAGCCTAGCATACGATTCAGatcttcacacacacacacacacatgctcaGAGTCTTCTCAACTTTGTACttaacacaaacaaaaagcaaaaacaaacaaacatgaAATGTTATCATTAGTTTTAGTTGTACTTCTAAGTGGaaaaaaatcatttgaaaTCATTGAAACCTAtgtgaaatatgtatgtatatataatgaaaaggaaaatattatttaaatgtttATCAAACGCCAAAtaaattgaacatttttcgATTCTATATTGTACGCAAATCGAAaagaattgaattgaatgtcTCTTTGTTATTATTTCAAATGCATAACTAATTTCCAGTAATCAAAGGAAAACATATGTACACGACATCAACTAAATTTTGTATGTGaaaaagtatatattttttgtattattttcacACAGTTTTTAGGTTCGTTTGTATGACAGGAAAAGCGTGAAtgatttaagaaaaaaaacaagaagaaaaacaaaaccaaatattGTACATTTGTTTGTGGGGTGTGTACTGTGCGTATAcccaataaaaaattataattaaaaacatttttaatttgaatcaaccagaaaaaaaaaacaaaaacaagaaacgcaaaaaattccaaataaaaagaaaatgtgcaaatggctttatttcattttactGGGAGTGGCCCCATGGCGTGTTCTTAATATGATTGCTGtgaggaggcaggaggcaggaggcaggaggcacagCTGCCATCAAATCTGGCTAAGTACTTTGACTCCTATGtaagatacgagtatgtaggTTAAACGACTTAACTTTCAACTCCGAAATGCATGACATGGCAAACAAACGAAACGACTGAAGAGCCAGATGAAAACTTGg from Drosophila pseudoobscura strain MV-25-SWS-2005 chromosome 4, UCI_Dpse_MV25, whole genome shotgun sequence encodes the following:
- the Pgant2 gene encoding polypeptide N-acetylgalactosaminyltransferase 2, encoding MRRNIKLIVFVSIIWMFVMVYYFQSSTEKVENRALRLREVATAMQQQFQDDSSSVAAAAAAAAAGASTVRLWAPAGGGVGVGGIGGSGADDPGGNVILIGSVKDFERNAVHGLKLNGIVALEETSQAHSGGMGGRLPMAPSGRAGTTEVEYFDEAGYIRAGALRSGEDPYIRNRFNQEASDALPSNREIPDTRNPMCRTKKYREDLPETSVIITFHNEARSTLLRTIVSVLNRSPEHLIREIVLVDDFSDHPEDGLELAKIDKVRIIRNDKREGLVRSRVKGADAAVSSVLTFLDSHVECNEKWLEPLLERVREDPSRVVCPVIDVISMDNFQYIGASADLRGGFDWNLIFKWEYLSPAERSVRHNDPTTAIRTPMIAGGLFVIDKAYFNKLGKYDMKMDVWGGENLEISFRVWQCGGSLEIIPCSRVGHVFRKRHPYTFPGGSGNVFARNTRRAAEVWMDDYKQHYYNAVPLAKNIPFGNIDDRLALKEKLHCKPFKWYLENVYPDLQAPDPQEVGQFRQDSTECLDTMGHLIDGTVGIFPCHNTGGNQEWAYSKRGEIKHDDLCLTLVQFARGSQVVLKACDESENQRWIMREGGLVRHHKINVCLDSRDQTAQGVSAQHCNSALATQRWSFGKYA